A single Paenibacillus kribbensis DNA region contains:
- a CDS encoding alpha/beta hydrolase, with protein MNKKLRMVSFALLATLAFATQKESFAAAESPPTDVIRMAPTYKDVVYATVTNDDGKKKELKMNIFKPEGVTEATPVLVYVHGGGWVIGDYQGDDAPKDAKKETAAPPNRSAQMTGRATDQVATDSAYQVFKKVLEDKITFVSIDYRLSGEAIFPAPIYDVKGSIRYLRAHAKEYGIDPEKIAVAGNSAGGHLATELAVTGDIKELEGDVGGNLEYSSKVMAAVDFYGPTDMFTMGPEMDPTLQSPEEAAETHDSPRAAEAQLLGFDKEGQGVAVLRDIRDKQQTNSPYWEKVKLAELASPINYVSSDDPPMFIAHGGRDSLVSIQQSWRLRDTLNHAGVENIFMSNSKAPHGGQGEDVNNAAINWITKKLLNK; from the coding sequence ATGAATAAAAAACTAAGAATGGTATCCTTCGCACTTTTAGCAACATTGGCTTTTGCCACACAAAAGGAAAGTTTCGCAGCAGCTGAAAGTCCTCCTACAGATGTTATTCGTATGGCTCCTACCTATAAAGATGTGGTGTATGCAACCGTAACTAATGACGATGGAAAGAAAAAAGAGCTAAAAATGAACATCTTCAAGCCGGAGGGTGTAACCGAAGCAACTCCTGTCTTGGTGTATGTTCATGGAGGAGGATGGGTTATAGGGGACTATCAGGGCGATGATGCTCCTAAAGATGCAAAAAAGGAAACAGCCGCACCACCAAATCGATCAGCACAAATGACAGGTAGAGCCACAGATCAAGTGGCTACAGATTCAGCATACCAGGTTTTCAAAAAAGTATTAGAGGATAAAATTACTTTCGTTTCTATAGATTATCGGCTAAGTGGCGAAGCTATTTTCCCGGCTCCAATATATGATGTTAAGGGCAGTATCAGATATCTGCGTGCACATGCCAAGGAATACGGTATTGATCCAGAAAAAATTGCAGTAGCAGGAAATTCTGCAGGTGGACATCTGGCTACCGAACTCGCTGTTACTGGTGATATAAAAGAGCTTGAAGGTGATGTTGGGGGCAATCTTGAGTATTCAAGCAAAGTAATGGCTGCAGTTGATTTTTACGGTCCAACAGATATGTTTACCATGGGACCTGAGATGGACCCAACCCTGCAATCTCCTGAGGAGGCAGCCGAAACACATGACTCTCCACGAGCAGCTGAAGCCCAACTTCTTGGATTTGATAAAGAAGGACAAGGTGTGGCAGTCCTGAGAGATATTCGGGATAAACAACAAACCAATTCTCCTTATTGGGAAAAAGTAAAGTTGGCAGAATTGGCAAGTCCTATAAATTATGTATCTTCAGATGATCCACCCATGTTTATTGCACATGGAGGACGTGACAGTTTAGTATCTATTCAACAAAGTTGGAGACTTAGAGATACTCTTAACCATGCTG
- a CDS encoding MarR family winged helix-turn-helix transcriptional regulator translates to MRIIKGRSVFLSASVDALLARIVSRKHRESEVDTLTATQARILFYLWAKDEIPIHEISRITNLQKSTLTSILSKLEKAGHISFMPCQTDKRKTIVKVVNRNENLVKLNKKIIDEVGEIFYKGFSEDEIALYQSFLIRTLDNLIECENEKK, encoded by the coding sequence ATGAGAATTATAAAAGGAAGATCTGTTTTTTTATCAGCATCCGTAGATGCATTGCTGGCTAGAATAGTTTCAAGAAAACACAGGGAATCTGAGGTTGATACTTTAACAGCAACACAAGCAAGGATTTTGTTTTATCTTTGGGCAAAAGACGAAATACCTATCCATGAAATCTCAAGGATTACCAATCTTCAAAAGTCAACTTTAACGAGTATATTAAGTAAGTTGGAAAAAGCAGGACATATCAGTTTTATGCCTTGTCAAACAGACAAACGGAAAACAATAGTTAAAGTAGTGAATAGAAATGAAAATCTAGTGAAATTGAACAAGAAGATTATTGATGAAGTCGGAGAGATTTTTTACAAGGGATTTAGCGAGGATGAAATAGCATTGTATCAAAGTTTCTTAATAAGAACTTTAGATAACCTGATAGAATGCGAGAATGAAAAAAAGTGA
- a CDS encoding MerR family transcriptional regulator, with the protein MENNVQTHLTSGQFAKVMGISKDTLFHYDRLGILSPEFKAENGYKYYSINQIDVFKVISILKELEMPLKEIKEYLNKRSPHELIVLLENEEAMLNSKIKQLQKMKSIISEKKRITQAATEIISTDIIIEENNDEFLVITEADPYTNDKSIYDSMIKHEKYLNIYSIDASHTVGWMRDTKRVLANEAFNYDYLFTRVCKKSNYSNFKRKKGTYLIAYHTEGYSSVCDTYDRIINYANDKSIELQGFFYEDVLLDDLSVRGYEEYLIKISVQILKM; encoded by the coding sequence ATGGAGAATAATGTTCAAACTCATTTAACTTCAGGACAATTTGCAAAAGTGATGGGTATTAGCAAGGATACTTTATTTCACTATGATCGACTTGGAATTCTTTCTCCTGAATTTAAAGCTGAAAATGGGTATAAATATTATTCAATTAATCAAATTGATGTTTTTAAAGTGATTTCAATACTTAAAGAATTAGAAATGCCATTAAAAGAGATAAAAGAATATTTAAATAAAAGGTCACCTCATGAGCTCATTGTCCTACTTGAAAATGAAGAGGCAATGCTGAATTCAAAAATTAAACAACTGCAAAAAATGAAAAGTATAATATCAGAGAAGAAACGAATTACCCAAGCAGCAACTGAGATTATTTCAACTGATATTATTATTGAGGAAAATAACGATGAGTTTTTGGTAATAACAGAGGCTGATCCTTATACAAATGATAAAAGTATTTACGATTCTATGATAAAACACGAAAAGTACTTGAACATTTATAGTATTGATGCCTCTCACACAGTAGGTTGGATGAGAGATACAAAAAGAGTTTTAGCAAATGAAGCATTCAATTATGATTATCTTTTTACTAGAGTTTGTAAAAAATCAAATTATTCGAATTTCAAGCGAAAAAAAGGAACATATTTAATCGCGTACCATACAGAGGGATACTCGAGTGTATGTGACACTTATGATCGAATAATAAATTATGCTAATGATAAGAGCATAGAACTACAGGGATTTTTTTATGAGGATGTCTTGTTAGATGATCTTTCAGTTAGAGGTTATGAAGAGTATTTAATTAAGATCTCTGTTCAAATTTTAAAGATGTAG
- a CDS encoding SDR family oxidoreductase has protein sequence MKVLVTGATGSVGSYIVEQLLAKDIEVKALSRKEGNLPKGAQVVLGDLDIPETIKAHLHTIDSLFLITQSEQSDEKFIKNKRIIQMAKEANVARIVALIDFEGNPIEDVIKNSGMEWTLLKPVEFMKNALYSGWAESIQKEGIIRTAFPDSLSARIHEADIADVAVRALTEEGHDKRTYDLTGSEALSPRSMVKQISAVTDKYIDLVEITEEQVKQDWKSKGYDNEFIEYFIIGIGKNPPKGAYTVLPTVEQVTGKPARTFTQWVNENKHYFV, from the coding sequence ATGAAAGTTCTAGTTACAGGAGCAACAGGAAGTGTAGGAAGTTATATTGTTGAACAACTCCTTGCAAAAGATATAGAAGTAAAGGCATTGTCAAGGAAGGAAGGCAACTTGCCTAAAGGGGCACAAGTAGTTCTAGGTGATCTTGATATTCCCGAAACTATAAAAGCACATCTCCATACTATAGATAGCTTGTTTCTGATCACTCAGAGTGAACAATCGGACGAAAAATTTATAAAAAACAAAAGAATTATTCAGATGGCAAAAGAAGCTAATGTTGCAAGAATTGTAGCTCTGATAGATTTTGAAGGGAACCCAATTGAGGACGTTATTAAAAATAGCGGGATGGAATGGACTTTATTAAAGCCAGTGGAATTTATGAAAAATGCACTTTACAGTGGTTGGGCAGAATCAATCCAAAAAGAAGGAATTATTCGTACAGCTTTCCCCGATAGTTTAAGCGCTAGAATTCATGAAGCTGATATCGCTGATGTCGCAGTAAGGGCACTGACAGAAGAAGGGCATGATAAACGAACATATGATTTGACAGGATCAGAAGCATTGTCTCCAAGAAGTATGGTTAAACAAATTTCTGCAGTTACAGATAAATACATTGATCTTGTTGAAATTACAGAAGAACAAGTAAAACAAGATTGGAAAAGCAAAGGCTATGACAATGAATTTATTGAATACTTTATTATAGGGATTGGGAAAAACCCTCCTAAAGGAGCCTATACAGTTCTACCGACAGTAGAACAAGTTACAGGCAAGCCAGCCAGAACATTTACTCAATGGGTTAATGAAAACAAGCATTATTTTGTATAA
- a CDS encoding VOC family protein encodes MNVIHISRLDHLVLTVRNVNTTCDFYSQVLGMEVITFGEGRKALHFGQQKINLHEVGKEFEPKAKMPMSGSADLCFITDVELSDVISHLDSCGIPIEEGPVQRTGALAPITSVYIRDPDGNLIEISNY; translated from the coding sequence ATGAACGTTATCCATATTTCTCGATTGGATCATTTAGTTTTGACGGTTAGAAATGTGAATACAACCTGTGATTTTTATAGCCAAGTATTAGGGATGGAAGTTATCACTTTTGGGGAGGGAAGAAAGGCACTTCACTTTGGACAACAAAAAATAAACCTGCATGAAGTGGGTAAAGAGTTTGAACCCAAAGCAAAAATGCCCATGTCCGGTAGTGCTGATCTATGTTTTATAACGGATGTTGAGCTTTCGGATGTGATTTCCCATTTGGATAGCTGCGGAATACCTATTGAAGAAGGACCAGTACAAAGAACTGGAGCATTGGCTCCTATAACATCCGTGTATATTAGAGATCCTGATGGTAACCTGATCGAAATTTCGAACTATTAA
- a CDS encoding pseudouridine synthase, translating into MRINKFISETGFCSRRETNRLIAAGRITINGTVCEAGAHVEPQDIVLIDGKAIPINRSEPVYLALNKPVGIVCTAAEEVAGNIISYVNYPSRIFAIGRLDKASEGLILLTNDGSIVNQMMRSEHGHEKEYVVTVDKPVTDEFTQAMSRGVEILNVITKPCKVDRTSEFEFRIILTQGLNLQIRRMCKALGYRVLKLERVRIMNITLDHLERGQWRHLDRGELEVLLSKLK; encoded by the coding sequence ATGCGAATTAACAAGTTCATAAGCGAAACGGGATTCTGCTCCCGTCGGGAAACGAACAGATTGATTGCTGCGGGGAGAATTACGATTAACGGCACAGTTTGTGAAGCAGGGGCTCATGTAGAGCCACAGGATATCGTGCTGATCGATGGGAAAGCTATTCCGATTAACCGTAGTGAACCCGTATACTTGGCGCTAAATAAGCCTGTCGGCATTGTATGTACGGCAGCGGAGGAGGTGGCTGGCAATATTATTAGTTATGTCAATTATCCTTCACGCATTTTCGCCATTGGCAGGCTGGATAAAGCGTCAGAGGGGCTCATTTTATTAACGAACGATGGAAGCATTGTCAATCAAATGATGCGTTCCGAGCATGGTCATGAGAAGGAATATGTGGTGACTGTAGATAAGCCTGTTACAGATGAATTTACGCAGGCCATGTCTCGCGGCGTTGAAATATTGAACGTCATTACCAAACCGTGCAAGGTTGATCGTACAAGCGAGTTCGAGTTCCGAATTATTTTGACGCAGGGGTTGAATCTGCAAATTCGCAGAATGTGCAAGGCTCTGGGATACAGAGTGCTAAAGCTGGAGCGTGTCCGAATTATGAATATTACCTTGGATCATCTGGAACGGGGACAATGGAGACATTTGGACAGGGGGGAACTGGAAGTTCTTCTTTCTAAATTGAAATGA
- a CDS encoding DUF3934 family protein, with amino-acid sequence MGGKSKGGGTGRGTGSKGWTRWNKTAKPVKRKSASTSAPGSTAAGAAKGGVDAKSSGNKSRGRSK; translated from the coding sequence ATGGGTGGAAAAAGCAAGGGCGGCGGAACCGGCAGAGGTACAGGCAGTAAGGGCTGGACACGCTGGAATAAAACAGCGAAGCCTGTCAAAAGAAAAAGCGCTTCTACAAGCGCACCGGGAAGCACGGCAGCAGGAGCTGCAAAAGGTGGCGTTGACGCCAAATCAAGTGGGAACAAGAGCCGCGGCAGAAGTAAGTGA
- a CDS encoding VOC family protein codes for MSVDVYLNFNGNCREAAEFYAEVFGTEKPQIMTFGEAPPNPDYPLPEEAKNLVMHTRLNIDGSNVMFSDVFPGMSFVAGNNISLAFVNKDEEKIRSVFHKLKEGGTVKMELQETFWSKCYGSLKDQFGIEWQLSYDNGITDS; via the coding sequence ATGTCTGTTGATGTTTATCTTAACTTTAATGGAAACTGCCGTGAAGCAGCAGAGTTTTACGCAGAGGTTTTTGGGACTGAGAAGCCACAGATCATGACGTTTGGTGAAGCACCGCCCAACCCCGATTATCCTCTACCGGAAGAAGCGAAAAATTTGGTCATGCATACACGGCTCAACATTGATGGAAGTAATGTGATGTTTTCTGATGTTTTTCCCGGTATGTCTTTTGTTGCCGGAAATAACATCAGCCTCGCCTTCGTCAATAAGGATGAGGAGAAAATCAGATCGGTCTTTCATAAGTTAAAAGAAGGCGGGACCGTAAAAATGGAGCTTCAAGAAACATTTTGGAGCAAATGCTACGGTAGCCTTAAGGATCAATTCGGAATCGAATGGCAATTAAGTTATGATAACGGAATAACCGACAGTTAG
- the lepA gene encoding translation elongation factor 4 codes for MKIQSKNIRNFSIIAHIDHGKSTLADRIIEKTLTVSKRDMKEQLLDSMDVEREHGITVKSRTVRTFYEAKNGHKYQYNLIDTPGHVDFSYEVSKSLAACEGVLLIVDATQGVQAQTIANYNIAMENELVIIPVVNKIDSFNANIEQTCQQLIDVMQFNEEDILYISAKTGQGVDKVLERIHSVIPAPTGTADSPLKALVFDLQYDPFRGVIAYLRLFEGTLSKDKTLRFMVTQAEFNATELGVFLPHMQPTDVLRAGEVGYVVTGLKEVQKVKIGDTLTTTTDPSQQPLPGYKESKSMVYAGLFPSDDNDKDFQNAIHRLALNDSSFCYEEERSEVLGKGFRCGFLGMLHLQIIRERLEKEYGLTVLITAPNVTYQVLTKDGQELRINNPVYYPTFDKIKTVKEPYGVVTITLPEEHVGDIMKLATSRKGIFIDLNYQVNQTILHYEIPTSEIAYHFFNQLKSLSHGYATMDVQFMDYREADLVKMDILVNYVKIDALAFILHREDAYRVAADLVMKLKHTIPRKLYPMPVQVVVEGIVIAREDVPPLRKNAAVSGDKKSISKKQALLHRQNINKRNMEHMNIQLPQEVFNSILDINIGND; via the coding sequence ATGAAAATTCAATCCAAAAATATACGAAATTTTTCGATCATCGCGCATATTGATCATGGGAAATCGACATTGGCGGACCGGATTATAGAGAAGACTCTAACTGTTTCGAAGAGAGATATGAAGGAACAGCTGCTGGATTCCATGGATGTTGAGCGAGAGCATGGAATTACAGTGAAATCGCGTACAGTGCGTACCTTTTATGAAGCAAAGAATGGACATAAATATCAGTATAATTTGATTGATACGCCGGGACATGTTGATTTTTCGTATGAAGTTTCGAAAAGCTTGGCTGCATGTGAAGGCGTCCTATTGATAGTAGATGCCACGCAAGGTGTTCAGGCTCAAACCATTGCCAATTACAACATAGCGATGGAAAACGAACTGGTCATTATACCTGTGGTTAATAAAATCGACAGCTTTAATGCTAATATAGAGCAAACTTGCCAGCAGTTGATCGACGTGATGCAGTTTAATGAAGAAGACATTCTATATATATCTGCAAAGACCGGTCAGGGCGTTGATAAAGTGCTGGAGCGTATTCACTCGGTTATCCCGGCACCTACAGGTACAGCAGACAGTCCTTTAAAAGCATTGGTTTTCGACTTGCAGTATGATCCGTTCAGAGGAGTCATCGCTTATCTTCGTTTGTTCGAAGGAACACTAAGCAAGGATAAGACCCTTCGTTTTATGGTGACGCAAGCAGAATTCAATGCAACGGAACTGGGGGTGTTTTTACCCCACATGCAGCCAACTGATGTTCTCCGGGCAGGTGAAGTTGGTTATGTAGTTACCGGACTGAAGGAAGTGCAAAAAGTAAAGATTGGAGATACCTTAACAACCACAACTGATCCAAGCCAACAGCCGTTACCCGGCTACAAGGAATCCAAATCAATGGTATATGCAGGCTTGTTTCCAAGTGATGACAATGATAAAGACTTTCAAAATGCGATTCATAGACTTGCTTTAAATGATTCATCCTTCTGCTATGAGGAAGAACGCTCTGAGGTGTTAGGGAAGGGCTTTCGGTGTGGCTTTTTAGGAATGCTGCATTTACAAATCATTCGAGAACGTTTGGAAAAAGAATATGGTTTGACTGTACTCATAACTGCCCCCAATGTCACCTATCAAGTTTTAACCAAAGACGGTCAGGAGCTACGGATAAATAACCCGGTCTATTATCCGACCTTTGATAAGATAAAAACAGTGAAGGAACCTTATGGGGTTGTGACGATCACTTTGCCAGAAGAGCATGTAGGCGATATCATGAAGCTGGCTACAAGTCGAAAAGGGATTTTTATTGATTTGAATTATCAGGTGAACCAAACCATCTTGCACTATGAGATACCAACTTCAGAAATTGCGTATCATTTTTTTAATCAATTAAAATCCCTATCGCACGGTTATGCCACGATGGATGTACAATTTATGGACTATCGTGAAGCTGATCTGGTTAAAATGGATATCCTCGTGAATTATGTTAAGATAGACGCCTTGGCGTTTATATTACACCGGGAAGATGCTTATCGTGTTGCTGCAGATCTGGTAATGAAATTAAAGCATACGATTCCAAGAAAACTCTATCCTATGCCTGTGCAGGTGGTAGTGGAAGGCATCGTGATTGCCAGAGAAGATGTTCCTCCATTGCGTAAAAATGCGGCAGTCAGTGGCGATAAAAAAAGCATTTCAAAAAAGCAGGCACTGCTGCACAGACAAAATATAAATAAACGAAATATGGAACATATGAACATCCAACTGCCGCAGGAAGTATTTAATTCTATTTTGGATATCAATATAGGAAACGATTGA
- a CDS encoding NAD(P)/FAD-dependent oxidoreductase yields the protein MNHYPAIFEPLTIRRMTLKNRIVMPPMGTNFAAMDGSFVQDHIDYYVQRAKGGTGLITVENVCLDFPMGTNGTTQLRMDNDQFIPGLFRLTEALHSYGACVSVQINHAGASAYAGRLNGAQPVSSSNIPSKKGGAIPRPLQKEEIYAIVRKYGEAAGRAQRAGFDCVEIHAGHSYLLSQFLSPMYNKRTDEFGGSPENRARFARLVIDEIRSVVGPFFPICLRFSAEEFTEGGNTLEDTLELLEYLNDEVDILNVSAALNDSIQFQIDGMNLPDGWRSYMAKAVKEKFGKVTMTSGNIRSPQAAQEILERGDADLLAMGRGLIAEPNWVVKVQNGYEHLLRKCISCNIGCADHRISKSKPICCTVNPDLFKEAEYRKQRVKNGINVVVIGGGTAGMEAACTAAEVGCKVTLFEEKAELGGLARDIARLPDKTRINDFPDYLIQRTKQLTNLNIVTGTRADLAMITALNPDIIVNATGATPLLPPIAGLHEQLGKPGTKVFSIFDLLHNLEKFREFEGKRIAVVGGGAVGLDVVEYYAERGAEEVSIIEMMPLLGKDLDMITRISMMKMVEERKVNVHTETALTEVCSDRFKVKHGEQEFEIPFDLGFVCLGMRPHSPLMDSLLEYGKEHQVEVVNIGDSKQARRIIDGTREGRNILKTIQRVDAFKNEFSFSY from the coding sequence ATGAACCACTATCCTGCTATCTTTGAACCTCTGACCATACGGCGTATGACGTTGAAAAACCGGATTGTAATGCCCCCCATGGGAACGAACTTTGCTGCCATGGATGGAAGCTTTGTTCAGGATCATATTGATTATTACGTGCAACGGGCCAAAGGGGGGACCGGCCTGATCACAGTAGAAAATGTTTGTCTGGATTTCCCAATGGGCACGAACGGAACAACTCAGCTGCGTATGGATAATGATCAGTTTATTCCCGGGCTGTTTAGATTAACTGAAGCATTACACTCTTATGGAGCTTGTGTTTCCGTACAAATTAACCATGCAGGTGCTTCCGCTTATGCAGGACGGTTGAACGGAGCTCAGCCTGTATCCTCCTCTAATATCCCATCGAAAAAGGGAGGAGCGATTCCTAGACCTTTGCAAAAAGAAGAAATTTACGCCATTGTACGCAAATACGGTGAGGCAGCAGGAAGAGCGCAACGAGCCGGGTTTGACTGTGTTGAAATTCATGCGGGACATTCCTATCTGCTAAGCCAGTTCCTGTCCCCGATGTATAACAAGCGTACGGATGAATTTGGCGGCAGTCCAGAAAACCGGGCACGTTTTGCCAGATTAGTCATTGATGAAATTCGTTCGGTGGTTGGCCCATTTTTCCCTATATGCTTGCGCTTTAGTGCGGAGGAGTTTACAGAAGGCGGCAACACATTGGAAGACACACTGGAGTTGTTGGAGTATCTGAATGATGAGGTAGATATTTTGAACGTGTCTGCCGCTCTGAATGATTCCATCCAGTTCCAGATTGACGGAATGAATTTGCCGGATGGCTGGCGCTCTTATATGGCCAAAGCAGTGAAAGAAAAGTTCGGAAAGGTCACGATGACCTCAGGTAATATTCGGAGCCCGCAGGCTGCCCAGGAAATTTTGGAAAGAGGCGACGCTGATCTTCTGGCGATGGGTAGAGGACTGATCGCAGAGCCCAACTGGGTGGTTAAAGTACAGAACGGCTACGAGCATTTGCTTAGAAAATGTATTTCCTGTAACATCGGTTGTGCCGACCACCGTATTTCCAAAAGTAAACCGATTTGCTGTACAGTAAATCCTGATCTGTTCAAAGAAGCTGAATACCGCAAACAACGAGTTAAGAACGGTATCAATGTTGTTGTTATTGGTGGGGGTACCGCGGGGATGGAAGCGGCATGTACGGCGGCCGAAGTGGGCTGCAAAGTAACCCTTTTTGAAGAAAAAGCGGAGCTGGGTGGTCTGGCTCGTGATATTGCCCGTCTGCCGGACAAAACACGTATCAATGACTTCCCTGATTATTTGATCCAGCGCACCAAGCAGTTAACTAATCTGAACATCGTCACTGGGACCCGGGCTGATCTGGCGATGATTACTGCTTTGAATCCTGATATTATTGTCAATGCTACGGGGGCCACACCGCTGCTTCCACCCATTGCAGGTCTGCATGAGCAACTGGGCAAGCCAGGTACCAAAGTGTTCTCCATCTTTGATCTTTTGCACAATCTAGAGAAGTTCCGGGAGTTTGAAGGTAAACGTATTGCTGTAGTCGGTGGCGGAGCCGTAGGGTTGGATGTCGTCGAATATTATGCAGAACGTGGAGCAGAAGAAGTTTCGATCATTGAGATGATGCCATTACTGGGCAAGGACCTGGATATGATTACGCGGATTTCCATGATGAAAATGGTAGAGGAGCGGAAAGTGAACGTCCATACAGAAACGGCTTTGACAGAAGTGTGCAGCGACCGCTTTAAAGTAAAGCATGGAGAACAGGAGTTTGAGATTCCATTTGACCTTGGGTTCGTATGCTTGGGCATGCGTCCGCATAGTCCGCTGATGGACAGCTTGCTCGAATATGGTAAAGAACATCAAGTGGAAGTTGTTAACATCGGGGATAGCAAACAAGCTCGTCGTATTATTGACGGCACCCGCGAAGGACGCAATATTCTGAAAACCATTCAACGGGTAGACGCATTCAAAAATGAGTTCTCGTTTTCTTATTAA
- the aguB gene encoding N-carbamoylputrescine amidase yields MRKVKVAATQMSCSTNIEENISRAEKLVREAAAQGAQIILLQELFETPYFCQKEKSDYYVYATELEHNKAINHFKKIAKELQVVLPISFYEKKNYARYNSLAVIDADGEVLGKYRKSHIPDGPGYEEKFYFNPGDTGFKVWNTRYAKIGVGVCWDQWYPEAARCMALMGAEILFYPTAIGSEPQDSSIDSKDHWQTCMLGHAASNLIPVIASNRIGTETDEDSSINFYGSSFIAGPQGNKIAEAGRTDEEVLTAEFDLDELEVGRIEWGIFRDRRPELYKMIATYDGELKL; encoded by the coding sequence GTGAGAAAAGTAAAAGTGGCGGCAACGCAAATGAGCTGCTCTACTAATATCGAAGAAAATATAAGCAGAGCAGAGAAGCTTGTACGTGAAGCGGCGGCGCAAGGCGCGCAAATTATTTTGCTGCAGGAATTGTTCGAGACTCCGTACTTCTGCCAGAAGGAAAAGTCTGATTATTATGTATATGCAACCGAACTGGAGCACAACAAGGCGATTAACCATTTCAAAAAGATCGCCAAGGAATTACAGGTGGTGCTGCCCATCAGTTTTTATGAGAAGAAAAACTACGCGCGCTACAACAGCCTGGCTGTAATTGATGCTGATGGTGAGGTGTTGGGTAAATACCGCAAAAGCCATATCCCGGACGGTCCAGGGTATGAGGAAAAATTTTATTTTAATCCGGGCGATACCGGTTTTAAAGTTTGGAATACACGTTATGCCAAAATTGGAGTCGGTGTGTGCTGGGATCAATGGTATCCTGAGGCGGCCCGTTGTATGGCGCTGATGGGCGCAGAAATTTTGTTCTATCCGACAGCTATTGGTTCAGAACCGCAGGATTCTTCCATTGACTCCAAGGATCACTGGCAGACTTGCATGCTGGGTCATGCTGCTTCCAATTTGATTCCCGTCATTGCCTCCAATCGTATTGGAACTGAAACAGATGAGGATTCCAGTATCAACTTCTACGGCTCCTCTTTTATTGCCGGGCCTCAAGGCAACAAGATAGCAGAAGCTGGCCGTACTGATGAGGAAGTGCTTACTGCCGAATTTGATTTGGATGAGCTGGAAGTAGGACGGATTGAATGGGGGATTTTCCGCGACCGTCGTCCAGAGCTGTACAAGATGATTGCTACCTATGATGGTGAATTGAAATTGTAG
- a CDS encoding agmatine deiminase family protein, translating into MQIKDSHYKMPPEWAPHERTYISWPVQSSMVYPDMHADVCKGYAGIVRAMAEFEPVTVVVNPADLESVRALELGERVELLPIEHSDAWLRDNGPTFLTNEHGQLAGVNWKFNAWGGKYAPWDLDDQVAPQILDKLGVPRFDAPLVMEGGSLHVDGEGTLITTEECLLNPNRNPELSREDIERYVREYTGAEKIIWLKRGLSGDETDGHVDNIACFAAPGKVIMQVCDDPEDENYEITQENLRILEQATDAKGRKLEVIRIGQPPRVDYEDSRLTLSYINFYFVNGGIILPVFGGTAAESDLAAQQVLTKVFPDRTIRTVDGMAVIREGGNVHCTTQQMPAVKR; encoded by the coding sequence ATGCAAATTAAGGATTCACATTATAAGATGCCGCCTGAATGGGCGCCGCATGAACGCACGTATATTTCCTGGCCGGTACAGTCTTCCATGGTTTACCCGGATATGCATGCCGATGTATGCAAGGGCTACGCTGGAATTGTACGCGCTATGGCAGAGTTTGAACCGGTTACCGTGGTCGTAAATCCGGCTGATCTGGAGAGCGTTCGGGCGCTTGAACTCGGGGAAAGGGTGGAGCTGCTGCCAATTGAGCATAGCGATGCGTGGCTGCGTGATAACGGTCCCACCTTTCTCACGAACGAGCATGGCCAGCTGGCTGGTGTGAACTGGAAGTTCAACGCCTGGGGCGGCAAATACGCTCCCTGGGACCTGGATGATCAGGTTGCGCCACAAATTTTGGACAAGCTTGGAGTTCCGCGCTTTGATGCACCGCTTGTGATGGAAGGCGGCTCATTGCACGTAGATGGCGAGGGCACACTGATAACAACGGAAGAATGTCTGTTAAATCCGAACCGCAATCCGGAGCTAAGCAGAGAAGATATTGAACGGTACGTGCGCGAGTACACAGGTGCCGAGAAAATCATCTGGCTAAAGCGTGGACTGAGTGGTGACGAAACGGACGGCCATGTGGACAATATTGCTTGCTTCGCTGCTCCCGGCAAGGTTATTATGCAAGTATGCGATGATCCTGAGGATGAAAATTACGAAATTACACAGGAAAATCTGCGCATTCTGGAGCAAGCAACGGATGCCAAAGGTCGCAAGCTGGAAGTGATTCGGATCGGTCAGCCGCCGCGTGTGGATTATGAAGACAGCCGATTGACACTGAGCTATATTAACTTCTACTTTGTGAATGGCGGTATTATTTTGCCGGTGTTTGGCGGCACTGCCGCGGAGAGCGATCTTGCAGCCCAGCAGGTGCTGACCAAAGTATTCCCAGATCGTACGATCCGTACTGTAGATGGTATGGCGGTGATCCGTGAAGGCGGCAACGTGCATTGCACGACTCAGCAGATGCCTGCTGTAAAGCGCTAA